Genomic window (Candidatus Desulfofervidus auxilii):
TCCACCCTAGCTTGTCCAAATGCTAAAAATAATAAAACCCTCACCCTACCCTTATCTGAAGTCCAACATTCAAAAATACCATAAATATCTTTAAAAGGCCCTCTTGTTATTTTAATCTTATCATCCTTTTTCAAATGCCTTTTTCGAATAATCCCATCTGGATGTTCCAATGCTTTAATCTTTTCTATTAATTCGTCCTTTATTGGCGTAGGGTTCGCTGAATCAAGAAGTATTTTAGCTACTCCGCGTGTCCATCTTACTTCATGTAAAGACTCTTTAGCTACAAAACGTGCAAAAATATATTGTGGAAATAGTGGTTTGTGGACAAGCTTACTTTTGCCTGCATGAAATACTACCACTTCCATTTTTGGAAGATAGATTTCTATATTTTTTTGACGTAAGAAAAAGGCTGCTTTTTCTTCTTCTCTATTTTTTGTTTGAACTACATACCAACACTTGCGGGTAAGATAACTATCTTTCACATAATCATTATAATTTCTCACCTTAAAAAATCAAGTTACTGCTTGACCTTTAATACAAAATTAATTAGTATTTTAAAAACATTTAGGGAAAATCCAATGGATGAAGAAAGACTTAATCAATGGTCCTTAGAACAAAAAGAAAAAGAAAGTAGAAAAATTATAAGAGAAGCAATAGAAAAATATGACGAAGACAAAATAGCCGCTGCTTGGTCAGGAGGAAAAGACTCTACTACAGTACTTCACCTTATTAAGCAGGAATTTGGCAAAATCATTATACCAGTAGTATTTATTGATACTTCAGTAAAATTTCCCGAAATATATGCTTTTAGAGACAAATTAGCAAAAGAATGGAACTTAAATTTAACTATTATTAAAAATGAAGAAGCCTTAAAAACAATAAAAATTGCTGAGAATAAACAAGAATGCTGTTATTTACTTAAAACTTTACCTTTGCGTAAAATTATTGAATCAAATGGTTGGCAAGCCTTAATTACAGCAGTACGTTGGGATGAACAAGAAGCTAGAAAAAATGAAACTTACATTTCTCCAAGAGAAAATCCTTCACATATAAGAATTCATCCAATTCTTCATTTTCGTGAAATAGACATTTGGTCTTACATAAGAAAATATAACGTACCTTATTGTGAATTGTATCATAAAGGTTATCGTTCATTAGGTTGTATGCCCTGCACAAAATTAGGTTCAGCTAAAGGGCCTGAAAGAAGTGGTCGAGATCAAAATAAAGAAGAAATAATGCAAAGATTAAGGGATTTGGGATATTTCTAACATAATCTATTTGCATTGAAAATGTTTTTTAGTAAATTATTTTCTAAAAATTCCCAACACAAAAAAGCAGTTATCATTGGTCTAGATGGAACACCCTATTCCTTACTTAAAAACTTAATAAATCAAGGGAAATTGCCTAATATGGCCCAGATTTTTTCTCAAGGTTATTTTGGCCCTACTACTGTATGTCTACCCGAAATCTCATCTGTTTCATGGACATCCTTTATGACTGGTGCAAATTCAGGTATGCATGGCATCTATGGTTTTATGGATTTTAAACCAGGTACTTATGAACTATATTTTCCCAATTTTTATGATTTAAAAATACCTACTATATTTGATGAGCTTGGACAAAAAGGCAAAAGATCAATTGTTATCAATTTACCTTCTACTTATCCAGCTAGAGAAATACCTGGAATATTAATTTCTGGTTTTGTAGCAATTGATTTAAAAAAAGCAGTTTATCCCTTATCACTCTTATCCAAACTTGAAGAATTTAGCTATCAAATTGATATAGACACTGCTAAAGCAAGAAATGATCATGATTTTTTAATTAAAGATTTAGACAAAACTTTAAAAGTACGTGAAAAAGTTGCTAACTATCTTTGGGAAAAAGAAGATTGGGACTTATTCATGGTGGTCATTACTGGTACTGACCGTCTACAACATTTTCTTTTTGACGCTTATGTAGATGAAAATCATCCCTATCATCAAGCTTTTATTGAATATTATCAAAAAATTGATGCATTTATTGGCCGCATTTATGAAAAATATACTAAATTAAAGGCTGAAAAAACCTTCTTTATGCTTTCGGATCATGGTTTTACCCAGATTAAAACCGAAGTTTATATCAATAGATGGCTATTTGAAAATAATTACTTAAAATTTAATACTGATACCCCTAAAATGGTCTCTGATATTGGCCCTGGTACTATTGCTTTTGCCTTAGATCCATCTCGTATTTATATTAATTTAAAAGAAAAATATCCTTTAGGTACAGTAGAAAAAAAAGATTATGACCGACTTCGTGAAGAATTAAAAAGCGCATTTTTAGAAATTAAATATGAAGGTGAACCCATTTTAAGACAAGTATTTTTTAAAGAAGATATTTATGATGGCCCATATTTAAATCAAGCACCTGATTTAGTACTTCTTTCAAAACATGGCTTTGATTTAAAAGCTACTGTTCAAAGAAACACTATTTTTGGACACAGTGGTCTTCAAGGTATGCATACTTATGATGATGCTTTCTTTTTCTGCGATAAAGGAATTAAGTGTAAAAATATCTTTGAAATTAAAGAAAAGATAATAAGTGTTTTAGATTAAATAAAAGAGAGAAAAAAATTTCCTATATTAAAAATTTCACTTAAATTAATGTAAAAAAAGTGGAAAAATTTTTCCCATTAAAAGAAAAAAAATTCATCATATTTTTATCAAAAAATAATTTTTATAAATTTATTCGGCACTTTTGTTTGGCATATTTCTTGCTTTATTTAAAATTTCTGGTAAAATTGTTATTAAAATTTAAGCCCTATTAAAATAGGGCTTTTATATTAGATAATTTGATTAAATATCGAAAATTTTTGCTTTTTTCAGGTTAGACAATCTAACCTGAATGGCGGAGCTATATTTACGTTTTAACGTTTCAACGTTCAAACGTGTTAACGTTCCAACGTGCTAATGTTCAAACGTATCAACTATGCCAATAAGTATCGCCTTAATTAGAAAATTAGAAGAAGTAGAACCTCGTTTAAGAGGAGTTCTATTTGCCATTTTAGAAGAAATAGAACAACAAAGAGAAGAAACTGTCACAAAGAAAGAATTTAACGAACTAAAAGAAATTGTAAAAGAGCTGGCCGAAGCTCAAAAACGCACTGAACAAAGGGTAGAAGAATTAGCTCAGGCACAAAAACGCACTGAAGAAGAATTACAAAAATTAATCAAAGAGCATGCTAAAACAAGAGAACAAGTTGGTGGATTATCCATTACTGTTGGTTATGTTTTAGAAAATGAAGCAATGAAGGCATTACCCACTCTTTTAGAACAAGAATTCGGTTTAAAAGTAGAAGGAAAATTTGTGCGAAAATTTGTAAAAGATAAAAAAGGAAAACATATTGAGGTAAATATTATTGGTGAAGCAGTAAAAAATAGTAAAAAGATAGTTATTATTGGCCAGTCAAAACTACGGCTTTCAAAAGAAGACATTTTGGAGTTTTTAAGGGATAAAATAATACCCTTTGAAGAAATATTTGAAGAAATTTTTCCCATTTTAGTAACCCATATGATCACTCAACCTGATGTAGAAGAATATGCTTATAAACATGGAATAAAAAGAATATATTATTCATACGAATTTTAACATGGCTATAGCAATCCCAAAAAAGAAAAAATATACCTATGAAGATTATGCAAAACTCCCTGAAGGTGCTCCTTATCAGCTTATCAATGGAGAATTAATTATAACACCAGCTCCAACGCCTTATCATCAGTATATTAGTGGCAATATTTATAGTATCTTAAAAGAGTTTGTAGAAAAAAACAATTTAGGCCAGGTATATTATTCTCCTATTGATGTTTACTTTGAAGAAACAGAAACTTATCAACCTGACATAATTTTTATCTCTAAAGAAAGGTTAAATATTATAAAAGAAACAAAAATAGAAGGAGCACCCAATTTAATAATAGAAATCCTTTCTCCTGCCACTGCTTATTATGATTTAAGGAAAAAATTTAAAGTTTATGAGAAACATGGCGTTAAAGAATATTGGATTGTAGATCCTGAAGAAAAAAGCATTGAAATTTATATCAACGAAAAACAAAAATTTATCCTCGTTGAAACTAAAAATAAAACAGGTACTATAAAATCGCAATTACTTAAAAATTTCGAAATAGAGCTTGAAAAAATATTTTAATTTCAATTAAACACTAATGTATAAAAGATTTAATTTGTCCAATAAAAATAAACAAAAATTGCTTAAACAACTTAAAGAATTCCTTAAAAAGAAAAAAGAAATTCAATTTGCTTATCTTTTTGGTTCCTTCAAAGAAGAAAACACCTTTAGAGACATTGACGTTGCTGTGTATTTAACCCACCTTAAAGACTTAGCTATTGATTATGAATTGGAATTAGAAGTGTTATTGCAAAATAAATTTAATTATCCTTTTGATGTGAGAATTTTAAATCGAGCGCCTCTTTCATTTTGTTACGAAGTAATAAAATCAGGAATATTACTTTTTTCTTCAAATGATGAAATAAGAGCTGAATTTGAAGAGTATGTAATTTTAATGTATCTTGATTTTGCTTATTATCAAAAGAATTATCTATATGAGGTCTTAGGGGCTTGAAATATCTGAAATTATCAGTGCATTAGAAAAATTTAGCTCTATTATTAAACTAAATCAATGAACCTAATAAACGCCTTAACTATTGACTTAGAAGACTATTTTCAAGTAGAAGCATTTGCTTCAAGAATAAATTATAATGATTGGGATAATTATCCTTGCCACATAGAAAAAAATACAAAAAAAATTTTAGATATTTTAGACTTTTATCAAATAAAAGCTACATTTTTTTGCTTAGGTTGGATTGCAAAAAGATATCCATTATTAATAAAAACCATTGCTCAAAAAGGACATGAAATTGCTTCTCACGGTTATGCTCATAAGCCGATTTATAAACAGTCACCAAAGGAGTTTAGAGAAGATATAAAAAGGACAAAAAATATACTTGAAGACATCATTGGAAAACCAGTATTTGGTTATCGTGCCCCTACTTATTCCATTACTCAAAAAACACTTTGGGCTTTAGAAATCCTTGCTGAAGAAGGCTATAAATATGATTCAAGCATTTTCCCTATTAAACATGATTTATATGGTATACCAAATGCACCTAGATTTCCATTTGTAGTTATGTTTCAACGTGTAAA
Coding sequences:
- a CDS encoding phosphoadenosine phosphosulfate reductase family protein, whose translation is MDEERLNQWSLEQKEKESRKIIREAIEKYDEDKIAAAWSGGKDSTTVLHLIKQEFGKIIIPVVFIDTSVKFPEIYAFRDKLAKEWNLNLTIIKNEEALKTIKIAENKQECCYLLKTLPLRKIIESNGWQALITAVRWDEQEARKNETYISPRENPSHIRIHPILHFREIDIWSYIRKYNVPYCELYHKGYRSLGCMPCTKLGSAKGPERSGRDQNKEEIMQRLRDLGYF
- a CDS encoding alkaline phosphatase family protein, giving the protein MFFSKLFSKNSQHKKAVIIGLDGTPYSLLKNLINQGKLPNMAQIFSQGYFGPTTVCLPEISSVSWTSFMTGANSGMHGIYGFMDFKPGTYELYFPNFYDLKIPTIFDELGQKGKRSIVINLPSTYPAREIPGILISGFVAIDLKKAVYPLSLLSKLEEFSYQIDIDTAKARNDHDFLIKDLDKTLKVREKVANYLWEKEDWDLFMVVITGTDRLQHFLFDAYVDENHPYHQAFIEYYQKIDAFIGRIYEKYTKLKAEKTFFMLSDHGFTQIKTEVYINRWLFENNYLKFNTDTPKMVSDIGPGTIAFALDPSRIYINLKEKYPLGTVEKKDYDRLREELKSAFLEIKYEGEPILRQVFFKEDIYDGPYLNQAPDLVLLSKHGFDLKATVQRNTIFGHSGLQGMHTYDDAFFFCDKGIKCKNIFEIKEKIISVLD
- a CDS encoding Uma2 family endonuclease, whose protein sequence is MAIAIPKKKKYTYEDYAKLPEGAPYQLINGELIITPAPTPYHQYISGNIYSILKEFVEKNNLGQVYYSPIDVYFEETETYQPDIIFISKERLNIIKETKIEGAPNLIIEILSPATAYYDLRKKFKVYEKHGVKEYWIVDPEEKSIEIYINEKQKFILVETKNKTGTIKSQLLKNFEIELEKIF
- a CDS encoding nucleotidyltransferase domain-containing protein, giving the protein MYKRFNLSNKNKQKLLKQLKEFLKKKKEIQFAYLFGSFKEENTFRDIDVAVYLTHLKDLAIDYELELEVLLQNKFNYPFDVRILNRAPLSFCYEVIKSGILLFSSNDEIRAEFEEYVILMYLDFAYYQKNYLYEVLGA
- a CDS encoding DUF3473 domain-containing protein gives rise to the protein MNLINALTIDLEDYFQVEAFASRINYNDWDNYPCHIEKNTKKILDILDFYQIKATFFCLGWIAKRYPLLIKTIAQKGHEIASHGYAHKPIYKQSPKEFREDIKRTKNILEDIIGKPVFGYRAPTYSITQKTLWALEILAEEGYKYDSSIFPIKHDLYGIPNAPRFPFVVMFQRVNVQTCQRLFEFPLTTLRILNLNIPIAGGGYFRLFPYVFIKNALKYINIKEKKPFIFYFHPWELDPNQPRINHIPWRSRFRHYVNLHKTEKKLKKLLLDFKFNTVLKILNNKIRFYES